The proteins below are encoded in one region of Pleuronectes platessa chromosome 12, fPlePla1.1, whole genome shotgun sequence:
- the LOC128453003 gene encoding 5-hydroxytryptamine receptor 1D has product MEELGGSWSEARSPLKAAAGNGSWSGLAGPVVSGRTQLLLEILMVLMCLGAVTGNILVIAIVAATKTFHSVASVLIMNLAISDLLVGVGVMPFVALSIMNHGWVDFSHLCLYVGYTSSVYCTASVLTLAAIALDRYHSIIDCLRYSSRCTLWRTGAVVLWIWLQALVTSCPPLLGWSSVSYVVPMYSCAVNWASSPSYTASMATLSFLVPAVVILFCYVNIVKVARSHARRIHTLEDAVQRGRNQTSAFASPQLHQWGTLHNPCSLIYHVSGQFVPDVTREDGSSISPALPNSTAEQSNPLSRRLVSILAPSSSQPPPENSQQHPNQHGVVRLFLVISAFFFCWTPYVGVALVQATETAIFGQSSLVPPSAVTFSYWLVLLNSDINPLLYALLSKRFQGALQGLRQKIRARLGSVLGRAGEVRAEGDDYRSSDPCSLNSIPISPPSSAESSTCDVSKCSPSILPVCMDLEHLTDEFLCKVCRTENTSSSPECGDDRRADRLQVPPRPQKGKRLPFSALTRERQATFLYGQITVRVEHDVC; this is encoded by the exons gtAATATTCTTGTCATTGCGATTGTGGCTGCGACCAAGACTTTCCACTCTGTGGCGTCGGTGCTGATCATGAACCTGGCCATCAGCGACCTCCTGGTGGGCGTCGGAGTCATGCCGTTTGTCGCTCTGTCCATCATGAACCATGGATGGGTTGATTTCTCT CACCTCTGTTTGTACGTGGGTTACACCTCCTCTGTGTATTGCACAGCCTCCGTCCTCACACTAGCTGCCATTGCTCTGGACCGCTACCACTCCATCATCGACTGCCTGCGCTACAGCTCCCGCTGCACCCTGTGGAGGACCGGTGCTGTGGTGCTGTGGATCTGGCTGCAGGCTCTGGTCACCAGTTGCCCTCCCCTGCTGGGCTGGAGCTCTGTCAGTTACGTGGTCCCCATGTACAGCTGTGCCGTCAACTGGGCCAGCAGTCCCAGCTACACGGCCTCTATGGCCACCCTCTCCTTCCTTGTACCTGCGGTGGTCATCCTCTTCTGCTACGTGAACATTGTCAAGGTGGCACGCAGCCACGCCAGGAGGATTCATACCTTAGAGGACGCTGTCCAGCGAGGCAGGAATCAGACCTCTGCCTTCGCTTCACCTCAGCTGCATCAGTGGGGGACGCTCCACAACCCCTGTTCACTGATCTACCATGTGAGTGGCCAGTTTGTGCCTGATGTCACTAGAGAAGACGGAAGCAGTATCAGCCCTGCTCTCCCTAATTCTACTGCAGAGCAGAGTAACCCTCTTTCCAGACGTCTGGTCTCCATCTTGGCTCCCAGCTCCTCCCAGCCTCCCCCTGAGAACTCCCAGCAGCACCCTAACCAACACGGAGTGGTGCGTCTCTTCCTGGTCATCTCAGCATTCTTCTTCTGCTGGACACCTTACGTGGGTGTGGCCCTCGTTCAGGCCACGGAAACTGCAATTTTCGGCCAATCCAGCCTTGTCCCGCCCTCTGCTGTGACCTTTTCATACTGGCTGGTGTTGCTGAACtctgatatcaatcctcttctgTATGCTCTGCTTAGCAAACGTTTCCAGGGGGCCCTTCAGGGACTTAGGCAAAAAATAAGAGCACGTCTGGGAAGTGTGTTGGGCAGGGCAGGGGAGGTCAGAGCCGAGGGAGACGACTACAGGAGTAGCGACCCGTGCAGTCTGAACTCCATCCCCATCAGCCCACCGTCCAGCGCGGAGAGTTCAACCTGTGATGTCTCCAAGTGTTCCCCCTCCATCCTTCCTGTCTGCATGGACCTCGAACATCTTACTGACGAGTTTCTATGCAAAGTGTGTCGGACTGAAAACACATCCTCATCTCCAGAGTGTGGTGACGACAGGCGGGCGGACAGGCTGCAGGTTCCCCCTCGGCCACAGAAGGGCAAAAGACTACCATTCTCTGCTCTGACCAGGGAGCGTCAGGCCACGTTCCTCTACGGCCAAATaacagtgagagtggagcatgACGTGTGTTAA